The following proteins come from a genomic window of Paucimonas lemoignei:
- the ureB gene encoding urease subunit beta: MIPGEYQIQPGEIELNAGRRTLSLNVANSGDRPIQVGSHFHFFETNDALTFDRAASRGMRLNIPAGTAVRFEPGQSRDVELVDLAGLRRVFGFAGRVMGDL; encoded by the coding sequence ATGATTCCTGGCGAATATCAGATCCAACCCGGCGAGATCGAACTCAATGCCGGCCGCCGCACCCTCAGCCTGAACGTCGCCAACAGCGGTGACCGCCCCATTCAGGTCGGCTCCCACTTCCATTTTTTTGAAACCAACGACGCCCTGACCTTCGACCGCGCCGCCAGCCGTGGCATGCGCCTGAACATTCCAGCGGGCACCGCCGTGCGCTTCGAGCCGGGGCAGTCTCGGGATGTGGAGTTGGTGGATCTGGCCGGGTTGCGGCGGGTGTTCGGGTTTGCCGGGCGGGTGATGGGGGATCTTTGA
- the ureA gene encoding urease subunit gamma, whose protein sequence is MDLTPREKDKMLIFTAGLVAERRLARGVKLNYPEAMAFISAALLEGARDGQTVADLMHYGTTLLTREQVMEGIPEMIPEIQVEATFPDGTKLVTVHQPIA, encoded by the coding sequence ATGGACCTGACCCCACGCGAAAAAGACAAGATGCTGATTTTCACTGCCGGTCTGGTGGCCGAAAGGCGCCTGGCCCGTGGCGTGAAGCTCAACTACCCGGAAGCCATGGCATTTATCTCGGCGGCGCTGCTTGAAGGCGCCCGAGACGGCCAGACCGTGGCCGACCTGATGCATTACGGCACCACCCTGCTGACCCGTGAACAAGTGATGGAAGGCATCCCGGAAATGATCCCGGAGATCCAGGTCGAGGCGACCTTCCCGGATGGCACCAAGCTGGTGACTGTGCATCAGCCCATTGCCTGA
- the ureD gene encoding urease accessory protein UreD — protein MNLPAHTALFTPSWHAELELGYGRFGDTTRPTQRRHKGPLRVQKHLYAEGPQVCQHIIVHPPGGIAGGDRLDISARVGPDAWAQLTSPGAAKWYRAAGAAYQQLDLQVAPGATLEWLPQETIVFSAAQAELTTRIELQGDAKLFYWDVVALGRPASGERFESGHFQAQLDIRRDGKLLWHERQRIIGGDGLLDSPIGLNGKTVFGTLLVTGDVDSELLEACRALPSAVSGDLTQLPGLLVARCLADEALHARAWMIELWKLLRPAVLGREAVAPRIWST, from the coding sequence ATGAATCTGCCCGCCCACACCGCACTGTTCACCCCCAGCTGGCATGCCGAGCTGGAGCTGGGCTATGGGCGATTTGGTGATACCACGCGGCCGACCCAGCGCAGGCACAAGGGCCCGCTGCGGGTGCAAAAGCACCTGTACGCCGAAGGCCCGCAAGTCTGCCAGCACATCATTGTTCACCCGCCCGGTGGAATTGCCGGTGGCGACCGGCTGGACATCAGCGCCCGCGTCGGCCCGGATGCCTGGGCACAACTGACCAGCCCCGGCGCGGCCAAGTGGTACCGCGCAGCCGGTGCGGCATATCAACAGCTCGATCTGCAGGTTGCACCCGGCGCGACCCTGGAATGGCTGCCTCAGGAAACCATCGTGTTCAGCGCCGCTCAGGCAGAACTGACCACCCGCATCGAGCTGCAAGGCGATGCGAAGCTGTTTTACTGGGACGTCGTGGCGCTGGGCAGACCGGCGAGCGGCGAGCGGTTCGAGAGCGGGCACTTTCAGGCGCAGCTGGATATTCGCCGGGATGGCAAGTTGCTGTGGCACGAACGGCAACGCATCATCGGCGGCGATGGCTTGCTGGACTCGCCCATTGGCCTGAATGGCAAAACGGTATTTGGCACGCTGCTGGTGACCGGCGATGTGGACAGCGAACTGCTCGAAGCCTGTCGCGCCCTGCCCAGCGCCGTAAGCGGCGACCTGACTCAATTGCCCGGCTTGCTGGTGGCCCGCTGCCTGGCCGACGAAGCCCTCCATGCCCGGGCCTGGATGATCGAATTATGGAAACTGCTGCGCCCGGCCGTATTGGGCCGCGAGGCCGTGGCACCGAGGATATGGAGTACTTGA
- the yncA gene encoding N-acetyltransferase GCN5: MSHTIRDALPADLPGILAIYNDAVLNTTAIWNEQPVDLANRQAWFDARHAQGYPILVAIDDEQQVVGYSSFGDWRPFEGFRHTVEHSVYVRADQRGKGLGPTLMQALIDRARLCDKHMMVAAIESGNAASLALHERLGFTTTGAMPQVGTKFGRWLDLTFMQLDLSPGATAPASQAPAR, from the coding sequence ATGAGTCATACCATTCGCGACGCACTGCCTGCCGATCTGCCGGGCATTCTGGCGATCTACAACGATGCGGTGCTCAACACCACCGCGATCTGGAACGAGCAGCCCGTTGACCTGGCCAACCGCCAGGCCTGGTTCGATGCGCGCCACGCCCAGGGCTATCCGATTCTGGTGGCCATCGACGATGAGCAACAGGTCGTGGGCTATTCGTCCTTCGGCGACTGGCGGCCCTTCGAAGGCTTCCGCCACACCGTGGAGCATTCGGTTTACGTGCGTGCCGACCAACGCGGCAAAGGCCTGGGCCCCACGTTGATGCAAGCCCTGATCGACCGCGCCCGGCTGTGCGACAAACACATGATGGTGGCAGCCATCGAGAGCGGCAATGCGGCCTCCCTCGCCCTGCATGAACGACTAGGCTTCACCACCACCGGTGCGATGCCCCAGGTGGGCACCAAATTCGGACGCTGGCTGGACCTGACCTTCATGCAACTGGATCTGTCCCCTGGCGCAACCGCTCCAGCGTCGCAAGCACCGGCCCGATAA
- the ttr_1 gene encoding acetyltransferase, which translates to MNPAQLRRVTIESFAHYRQGLATLLLDAVKGGASVGFLADLDADQAHAWCDGLKEEVASGNLLLWVVVQDEKVLASTQLALCQKANGLNRAEVQKLLVHSEARRRGLGQQLMQALEQAARQLKRGLLYLDTEAGSGAEAFYSALGYSRVGELPNYCQSPDGRYAPTAIYFKTLGQPA; encoded by the coding sequence ATGAATCCTGCCCAACTACGCCGCGTGACGATCGAAAGCTTTGCCCATTACCGACAGGGGCTGGCGACGTTGCTGCTGGACGCCGTAAAAGGCGGCGCATCGGTGGGTTTCCTGGCTGACCTGGATGCTGATCAGGCACACGCCTGGTGCGACGGTCTCAAAGAGGAAGTCGCCAGTGGCAACCTGCTGCTGTGGGTGGTGGTGCAGGATGAAAAAGTCCTGGCCAGCACTCAGCTCGCCCTGTGCCAGAAAGCCAACGGCCTGAACCGTGCAGAGGTGCAAAAACTGCTGGTGCACAGCGAAGCGCGGCGACGGGGTCTGGGCCAGCAACTGATGCAGGCCCTTGAACAAGCGGCCCGCCAGCTCAAGCGCGGCTTGCTGTACCTGGACACCGAGGCGGGTTCCGGCGCCGAAGCTTTTTACAGCGCGCTGGGTTACAGCCGTGTCGGCGAGCTGCCCAATTACTGCCAAAGCCCGGACGGCCGCTACGCGCCGACCGCTATCTATTTCAAGACTCTGGGACAACCCGCATGA